The Persephonella atlantica genome includes a window with the following:
- a CDS encoding FIST C-terminal domain-containing protein — MNIANFQFEQFEPFFDKLKEVQSNLEPDLILFFAPYTFFESKEFHVLHSAVRKTKCVAVSSVGTIKGSSLVYNSYGGIAVKFTKNGNVLINTKENISKTIKKSAIFLTNKVLKEKKGTNLIFSTSSNLAVHRILNISFKNIKNNLRIYGGVASSNAPDFRTYISVDGKIIKDGFVIIKLQNVESFNTVSLGFIPVGTTYTVTKSKDDTIYFLDEFPVYYFLSNILRNTGISPEDLDPVRTSEVLWEFPFLFIDEDGYISHLLVPREFDTENQGLAFYGEVPQGSRIKLSTGDSEDILRDVRIKAGEFKEIIKHSDKKPELILNITCTARNYLLAADGFHDMEQKQYYEMLKEFPHSGFLTFGEIGPDKMGKPGKFFNETSILVGLVER, encoded by the coding sequence TTGAATATTGCAAACTTTCAATTTGAACAGTTTGAGCCATTTTTTGATAAGCTAAAGGAAGTCCAGAGTAATCTTGAGCCTGACTTGATTTTATTTTTTGCGCCTTACACATTCTTTGAAAGTAAGGAGTTTCATGTTTTGCACTCTGCTGTCAGAAAGACAAAATGTGTTGCTGTTTCTTCTGTAGGAACAATTAAAGGTTCCAGTCTGGTTTATAACAGCTACGGGGGAATAGCTGTAAAATTTACAAAAAATGGGAATGTACTTATCAACACAAAAGAAAATATATCAAAAACTATAAAAAAGTCAGCCATATTCCTGACAAATAAAGTGCTGAAGGAAAAAAAAGGTACGAATCTTATATTCTCTACATCATCAAACCTTGCAGTCCACAGAATTTTAAATATTTCTTTTAAGAACATTAAGAATAATTTAAGAATTTATGGTGGAGTTGCTTCCTCTAATGCACCTGACTTTAGAACCTACATATCTGTAGATGGAAAAATCATAAAGGATGGATTTGTTATTATTAAACTCCAGAATGTTGAATCTTTTAATACAGTTTCTCTGGGTTTTATACCTGTTGGAACAACATACACAGTAACAAAAAGTAAAGATGATACAATCTACTTTCTTGATGAATTTCCTGTCTATTACTTCTTGAGTAATATACTAAGAAATACAGGAATATCACCAGAGGATTTAGACCCTGTAAGAACGTCAGAAGTTCTGTGGGAGTTTCCTTTTCTATTTATTGACGAAGATGGATATATAAGTCATCTTTTAGTTCCTAGGGAGTTTGATACTGAAAATCAGGGACTTGCATTTTATGGAGAAGTTCCTCAGGGAAGCAGAATAAAGCTGTCCACTGGTGATAGTGAAGATATACTAAGAGATGTAAGGATAAAAGCAGGAGAATTTAAAGAGATAATAAAGCATTCAGATAAAAAACCCGAACTTATACTTAATATAACCTGTACCGCCAGGAATTACCTTTTAGCAGCAGACGGTTTCCATGATATGGAACAGAAGCAGTATTACGAAATGCTAAAAGAGTTCCCTCACTCAGGTTTTCTGACATTTGGAGAAATTGGGCCAGATAAGATGGGAAAGCCAGGAAAATTCTTTAACGAAACATCCATTCTTGTAGGGCTGGTTGAGAGATGA
- a CDS encoding GGDEF and EAL domain-containing protein — MNYKIKERILKNLLIEITKKYDYLLNEFKAEDISKKNKLMYDYITGLLNRDGFKEKLKVMSDLAIKENKTIAVITLDLDNFKIINTSYGHEIGDIFLKKIAEGLRKISKSNWTVSRIGGDEFGIAIYGTSYQTVLQDVQTIKNSIENLKMKAGDSYITTTVSIGVSFFSKDSEDILSVFNKAEVGIYQSKNRGKSAITFPSEEEQTRFIKLEKIKKLIIEAVNNPENIPVFIQPIISLKDKQIIGGEILLRLMSNNRVIPASEFIDAAITFGLLDKLEEIQLENFLTHRNIQILEGMFVFINRHIKSGNLKKTEELINKLSEFHRKTGINFVVEITENSFVENFHMLKKLIYYAKTRNILFALDDFGAGFASFGYVSKVPVDIIKIDGSIVEECINNKNHQAIIKAISVLSSELNIKTIAEFIDNQEKAYRCLQYGIDFGQGYYLGKPVELSEFFKLLQK; from the coding sequence ATGAACTATAAAATAAAAGAGAGAATCTTAAAAAATCTGCTCATTGAGATTACAAAAAAGTACGACTATCTGCTCAATGAGTTCAAGGCAGAAGATATAAGCAAGAAAAACAAACTTATGTATGATTACATAACAGGTCTGTTAAACAGAGACGGTTTTAAAGAGAAACTGAAAGTTATGTCTGATTTAGCCATAAAGGAAAATAAAACTATTGCAGTAATAACCCTTGACCTTGATAACTTCAAAATTATAAACACATCTTATGGCCACGAGATAGGAGACATATTTCTGAAAAAAATAGCTGAAGGTCTAAGGAAGATAAGCAAATCAAACTGGACAGTTTCAAGGATTGGGGGAGACGAATTTGGTATAGCCATATACGGAACCTCTTATCAGACAGTTCTGCAAGATGTCCAAACCATTAAAAACAGTATAGAAAATCTAAAAATGAAAGCTGGAGATTCGTACATAACAACTACTGTATCAATAGGAGTTTCTTTCTTTTCAAAAGATTCAGAGGACATACTCTCTGTTTTTAACAAAGCAGAGGTAGGAATTTATCAGTCTAAGAATAGAGGGAAAAGCGCAATCACATTCCCTTCAGAAGAGGAACAAACCAGATTTATAAAACTTGAAAAAATCAAAAAATTAATTATTGAAGCAGTAAACAATCCTGAAAATATTCCTGTGTTCATCCAGCCTATAATTTCCCTTAAAGATAAGCAGATTATAGGTGGAGAAATACTCCTGAGATTAATGTCCAATAACAGGGTTATACCTGCATCTGAATTTATAGATGCTGCTATAACATTTGGATTGTTAGATAAACTTGAAGAAATACAGCTGGAAAATTTTCTAACTCACAGAAATATCCAGATATTAGAAGGAATGTTTGTTTTTATAAACAGACATATAAAGTCCGGCAATCTGAAGAAAACAGAAGAACTGATAAATAAACTTTCTGAGTTTCACAGGAAAACAGGAATAAACTTTGTTGTTGAGATAACAGAAAACTCATTCGTTGAAAACTTTCACATGCTGAAAAAACTAATATATTATGCAAAGACCAGAAATATACTGTTTGCTCTTGACGATTTCGGTGCAGGGTTTGCTTCCTTTGGGTATGTTTCAAAAGTCCCTGTAGACATTATAAAAATTGACGGTTCGATAGTAGAAGAATGCATCAACAACAAAAACCATCAGGCGATAATAAAAGCTATATCTGTACTGTCGTCAGAACTGAACATAAAAACTATCGCAGAATTTATAGATAATCAGGAAAAAGCTTACAGATGTTTGCAGTACGGTATAGATTTTGGACAGGGTTATTATCTTGGAAAACCTGTAGAACTGTCCGAGTTTTTCAAACTACTGCAAAAATAG
- a CDS encoding ABC transporter ATP-binding protein, with protein MDKKEKIIVKNLTKKFGDRTVLKNISFDVKEGEIFVLMGGSGSGKSTTIKHIIGLLKPTEGQIIIDGTDITQLTDKELIEFRKKMGYLFQEGALFDSLKVWENVGFYFLENTDMPKKEIYRLAQEKLALVGLKGIEELYPSELSGGMRKRVSLARAISTNPEIVLYDEPTSGLDPVTSAMIDNLIVNLRDTIGVTSIVVTHDLDSAFSIGDRIAMIHRGIIYAIGTPEEIKSNPDPIVQQFINRKAEGPITEELFRELQSEKA; from the coding sequence ATGGACAAAAAAGAAAAAATAATTGTAAAAAATTTAACAAAAAAGTTTGGAGACAGAACTGTTCTAAAGAACATATCCTTTGATGTGAAGGAGGGGGAGATATTTGTTCTGATGGGAGGCAGTGGAAGTGGTAAAAGCACCACAATAAAACATATCATAGGGCTACTAAAGCCTACAGAAGGTCAGATAATAATTGACGGAACAGACATTACACAGCTGACAGACAAAGAATTGATAGAATTTAGAAAAAAGATGGGATATCTGTTTCAAGAAGGGGCTTTATTTGACAGTCTTAAAGTGTGGGAAAATGTAGGCTTTTACTTTTTAGAAAATACAGATATGCCTAAAAAAGAGATATACAGGCTTGCTCAGGAAAAGCTGGCACTGGTTGGACTGAAAGGCATAGAAGAGCTTTACCCTTCAGAGCTCTCAGGTGGTATGAGAAAAAGAGTATCCCTTGCAAGGGCTATATCAACAAATCCAGAAATTGTGTTATACGATGAGCCGACTTCAGGACTTGACCCTGTAACAAGTGCGATGATAGACAACCTTATTGTAAATCTGAGGGATACTATCGGAGTAACATCTATTGTAGTTACACACGACCTTGACAGTGCATTTAGTATCGGGGACAGAATTGCTATGATACACAGGGGAATAATATATGCTATCGGTACTCCAGAGGAGATAAAAAGTAATCCTGACCCTATAGTCCAGCAGTTTATCAACAGAAAAGCAGAAGGACCAATAACAGAGGAGCTGTTTAGAGAGCTACAATCTGAAAAAGCATGA
- the thrC gene encoding threonine synthase: protein MCRWEGIIKAYREFLPVSEKTPIVSLCEGNTPLIDAPNLSKKIAPDKNLKIYLKYEGLNPTGSFKDRGMTMAISKAKEAGKTAVICASTGNTSASAAAYAARAGMDAYVILPKGAVALGKLSQAMVYGAKIIALMGNFDDALSIVREIGEKFPVEVVNSVNPYRIEGQKTAAFEIVDALGDAPDFHFIPVGNAGNITAYWKGYKEYYQAGKSKKLPRMIGWQAEGAAPIVKGFPIKNPQTIATAIKIGNPYSWQPALQAAKESNGFIDAVSDEEILEAYRLVASSEGVFCEPASAASIAGVIKAYRRGLFKGEETIVCTLTGNGLKDPDTVIKASDKPVEMPPELNEIARYLGL from the coding sequence TTGTGCAGGTGGGAAGGAATAATAAAAGCTTACAGAGAGTTTTTACCTGTTTCTGAAAAAACTCCCATAGTCTCTCTATGTGAAGGAAACACACCACTGATAGATGCTCCTAACTTATCTAAAAAGATAGCCCCTGACAAAAATCTAAAAATATATCTGAAATACGAAGGACTTAATCCAACAGGCTCCTTTAAAGACCGTGGAATGACAATGGCCATATCAAAGGCAAAAGAAGCTGGAAAAACTGCTGTCATATGTGCATCAACAGGTAATACTTCTGCATCAGCAGCTGCATACGCAGCAAGGGCAGGGATGGATGCATACGTTATTCTCCCTAAAGGAGCTGTTGCCTTAGGAAAATTATCACAGGCAATGGTTTACGGAGCAAAAATTATTGCACTTATGGGAAATTTTGACGATGCCCTCAGTATAGTGAGGGAAATTGGAGAGAAGTTTCCTGTTGAAGTTGTAAACTCAGTAAACCCTTACAGAATTGAAGGACAGAAAACGGCAGCATTTGAGATTGTTGATGCCCTTGGAGATGCCCCTGACTTTCATTTTATACCTGTAGGAAATGCAGGAAACATCACAGCATACTGGAAAGGATACAAAGAGTATTATCAGGCAGGAAAATCAAAAAAACTGCCCCGTATGATAGGATGGCAGGCAGAAGGTGCAGCACCAATAGTGAAAGGTTTCCCTATAAAAAACCCCCAGACTATTGCAACAGCTATAAAAATAGGAAATCCATACAGTTGGCAGCCTGCACTGCAGGCAGCAAAAGAGAGCAACGGTTTTATTGATGCAGTATCTGACGAAGAAATATTAGAAGCTTACAGACTTGTGGCTTCTTCTGAAGGGGTTTTCTGCGAACCAGCATCAGCTGCTTCAATAGCAGGTGTTATAAAGGCATACAGAAGAGGCCTTTTTAAAGGGGAAGAAACTATCGTATGCACATTGACAGGAAATGGACTGAAAGACCCTGACACAGTTATAAAAGCCAGCGATAAGCCTGTTGAGATGCCACCAGAACTGAATGAAATAGCCAGATATTTAGGATTATGA
- a CDS encoding ketopantoate reductase family protein, producing MKVAVVGLGALGIAFATFLKNAGNTVYGITKPEYLKDFQSKSIKVSGIWGTHKVRLDGIFSDISQIKEQLELIIITVKSYDTEKVLKQIKPAVSENTLILIAQNGYGNYEKATRYYGKSKILLARVIFGSKLIDRTHAHITVNADDVRIGDPSKNIEMDRIIEVVKTINSAGIPASYAPDVYQILWDKILYNCALNPLGAILECSYGQLADNPETVKIMNRIIEEIFKTAQANNIRLKWDSPQEYIQLFYNNLIPPTKEHFPSMYYDLKSGKKTEIDALNGAIVKLAHSKGLSAPVNETITSLVKFKEKVNL from the coding sequence ATGAAAGTAGCTGTTGTTGGACTGGGAGCATTAGGAATTGCTTTTGCAACATTTTTAAAAAATGCAGGAAACACTGTTTACGGTATAACAAAACCTGAGTATTTAAAAGATTTTCAGAGCAAAAGTATAAAAGTTTCTGGCATATGGGGAACGCACAAAGTCAGACTTGATGGAATTTTTTCTGACATTTCCCAGATTAAAGAACAATTAGAGCTGATAATAATAACTGTAAAATCCTATGACACAGAAAAGGTATTAAAACAGATAAAACCTGCTGTATCAGAAAACACATTAATACTGATTGCCCAGAATGGATACGGAAATTATGAAAAGGCTACCAGGTATTACGGCAAAAGTAAAATTCTTCTTGCAAGAGTCATATTTGGCTCTAAGCTGATTGATAGAACCCATGCCCATATCACAGTAAATGCTGATGATGTTCGTATAGGAGACCCATCCAAAAATATAGAAATGGACAGAATAATAGAAGTAGTAAAAACAATAAACAGTGCAGGTATACCAGCCTCCTATGCCCCGGACGTTTACCAGATTCTGTGGGATAAAATTCTGTACAACTGTGCTTTAAACCCACTGGGCGCAATACTTGAGTGCAGCTATGGGCAGCTTGCAGACAATCCTGAAACAGTAAAGATAATGAACAGAATAATAGAGGAAATTTTTAAAACAGCCCAAGCTAATAATATTAGACTTAAATGGGACTCGCCACAAGAATATATTCAACTCTTTTATAACAATCTGATACCTCCCACAAAAGAGCATTTTCCATCAATGTACTACGATTTGAAATCAGGTAAAAAAACTGAGATAGATGCTCTTAACGGAGCCATTGTTAAACTCGCTCACAGCAAAGGACTATCTGCACCTGTCAATGAAACAATAACATCACTTGTAAAATTCAAAGAAAAGGTAAATTTATAA
- a CDS encoding EAL domain-containing protein, with protein sequence MGNISALYVEDDLQIAQNMVALLEDMSVSPQHAPDGEKALKLFNSKDFDLIITDIHMPKVSGIEFIKEIRKTNKDIPIIVISAHSDSNTLIEAVKYSVDGYILKPIEIYQFIETVEKVIEKIRLKKEREELINLLKQYQQAIDEFFIVSKTDPNGKITYVNKKFEQISQYKEEELLGRNHRIIRHEDMPKSLFENLWNTIKKGKKWTGIIKNKAKSGKPYYVYTVIFPIKNRNNQIKEYFSIRQDITSFINPQKVINLTANPNTNNMVAILKIKNFHDIENVYDFTSLKSVEEKIEHKIKKFFHKVCNLKDIINAGSGEFVLIREFDKESEKYLPHLIEKVKNKVQELQDKEFKDFDFDVLIVSSVAYGKDAYKKAKYGINLLNTTNENFIFVNEIEEKVKKESQYKLNIIKTVKEAIKENKITIFLQPIINNKSKKIEKYESLVRITAPDGQVFTPYQFLDIIKATKYYYEITKTVFFLSIKAHKALNKEITINLSTKDIEDENTRNFLYKTLKKLDKSAKHIVFELVETEEIKNPTYLDSFLSEIKNLGAKISIDDFGSGYSNFERLVIKKPDYVKIDGSLIRKVKEDKLTYDLVEEITHFCKKQNIEMIAEFVEDEDTFKIVKDMGIDYSQGFFFGKPEPLEKVIGIKNG encoded by the coding sequence ATGGGAAATATCTCCGCATTATACGTAGAAGATGACTTACAAATAGCCCAAAACATGGTAGCTCTTCTTGAAGATATGTCAGTCAGTCCACAACACGCACCAGATGGAGAAAAAGCTCTTAAGCTGTTCAATTCCAAAGATTTTGATCTCATAATCACAGACATCCATATGCCAAAAGTCTCAGGAATTGAATTTATAAAGGAAATTAGAAAAACAAATAAAGATATCCCCATAATAGTAATTTCTGCACATTCTGACAGCAATACCCTTATAGAAGCAGTAAAATACTCTGTTGATGGTTACATACTAAAACCTATAGAAATATACCAGTTTATTGAGACAGTAGAAAAAGTAATAGAGAAAATCAGACTAAAGAAAGAGAGAGAAGAGCTCATAAACCTGTTAAAGCAATACCAGCAGGCTATTGATGAATTTTTCATAGTATCAAAAACCGACCCGAATGGAAAAATTACCTATGTAAACAAAAAATTTGAACAGATTTCTCAATACAAAGAGGAAGAACTATTAGGAAGAAATCACCGTATAATAAGACATGAAGATATGCCAAAAAGCTTATTTGAAAATCTTTGGAACACCATAAAAAAAGGAAAAAAATGGACAGGTATCATAAAAAACAAGGCAAAATCTGGCAAACCATATTACGTATATACAGTTATATTTCCCATAAAAAACAGAAATAATCAGATAAAGGAATACTTCTCAATAAGACAGGACATCACCTCATTTATTAATCCACAAAAAGTTATAAACCTAACAGCAAATCCCAACACAAACAACATGGTAGCCATTTTAAAAATCAAAAATTTTCATGACATAGAGAACGTTTATGATTTCACATCACTAAAAAGTGTAGAAGAAAAGATAGAGCACAAAATCAAAAAATTTTTTCACAAAGTATGCAACTTAAAAGACATTATAAACGCAGGTTCAGGAGAATTTGTGCTCATAAGAGAATTTGATAAAGAATCTGAAAAATACCTACCCCATTTAATAGAGAAAGTAAAAAATAAAGTTCAAGAATTACAAGACAAAGAATTTAAAGACTTTGATTTTGACGTGTTAATAGTGTCAAGTGTAGCCTATGGAAAAGATGCCTACAAAAAAGCCAAATACGGTATAAATCTTCTTAATACCACAAATGAAAACTTTATTTTTGTCAATGAGATAGAAGAAAAGGTTAAAAAAGAATCCCAGTACAAACTAAATATTATAAAGACTGTAAAAGAAGCCATAAAAGAAAATAAAATCACCATATTCCTCCAGCCTATAATAAACAACAAAAGTAAAAAAATTGAAAAATACGAATCATTAGTCAGAATTACTGCCCCAGATGGACAGGTATTTACGCCCTATCAATTCTTAGACATCATAAAAGCAACAAAATACTACTACGAGATTACAAAAACAGTATTTTTCTTATCTATCAAAGCACATAAAGCATTAAACAAAGAAATCACAATAAACTTATCCACAAAAGATATAGAAGACGAAAACACAAGGAATTTTCTGTACAAAACACTGAAAAAATTAGATAAGTCTGCCAAACATATCGTATTTGAACTTGTAGAAACAGAAGAGATAAAAAACCCTACCTATTTAGATTCGTTCCTATCAGAAATAAAAAATTTAGGAGCCAAAATATCAATAGACGACTTTGGCTCTGGATACTCAAATTTTGAAAGATTAGTGATAAAAAAACCAGATTACGTAAAAATTGACGGCAGTTTAATAAGAAAGGTTAAAGAAGACAAGCTAACATATGACCTTGTGGAGGAGATAACCCATTTTTGTAAAAAACAAAACATAGAAATGATTGCAGAATTTGTTGAGGATGAAGATACATTTAAGATAGTAAAAGACATGGGAATAGATTACTCTCAAGGATTTTTCTTTGGAAAACCAGAACCTTTAGAAAAAGTAATAGGTATAAAAAATGGGTAA
- a CDS encoding response regulator, producing MGKVLIVEDSRFINKVISNRLKKEGFQVDNAYSLQEADDYIYQNNYDFIILDLHLPDGEGIDIITNVQSMSNSKIIVLSSLKDDYLREELFKFGILDYIVKDRHLNYSLEELLKILKKAELKDSEKILLVDDSKVVHMQVKKVLIPRNYIVKSVYTGEQAINLIKKEKFSLIILDITLPDMNGVDVLEKIREVNSKVPVIVLSGTADAATVRKILKNGANDYIKKPFIFEEFLLKVDLLIDHYRQSLKLEELNQELEKKVKQQVEELLEKDRILSVQSRLAEMGSIINMISHQWKQPLNVISVTVGRIFINYKKGKDIDNIINDCYKTVNLQIENLVETLHTFMDFFKPDKNIEKFDLYEAIRNSVKLVETVLKKENINLKVNIEENILIKGFKNEFSQALLNIINNAKDAFSDKDLKEKIIKICTTKKGNFIYLHIEDNAGGIPEKIIDKIFEPYFSTKSNSGTGLGLYIAKLIIKKHMNGKLTVENTSEGAKFTIKLKTYN from the coding sequence ATGGGTAAAGTACTGATAGTAGAAGATAGTAGATTCATAAACAAAGTAATATCAAACAGACTAAAGAAAGAAGGTTTCCAAGTAGATAACGCATACTCCTTACAAGAAGCAGATGACTACATATATCAAAACAATTATGACTTTATAATATTAGACCTTCATCTTCCAGATGGAGAAGGTATAGATATCATTACAAATGTTCAAAGTATGTCAAACTCTAAGATAATTGTCCTATCATCTTTGAAAGATGATTACCTTAGAGAAGAACTGTTCAAATTTGGAATTTTAGACTATATAGTAAAAGACAGACATTTAAATTATTCTTTAGAAGAGCTTTTAAAAATACTAAAAAAAGCAGAACTTAAAGATAGTGAAAAAATTTTGCTTGTAGATGACTCTAAAGTTGTTCACATGCAAGTAAAAAAAGTTTTAATCCCACGAAACTACATAGTAAAAAGTGTATATACAGGAGAACAAGCAATAAATCTAATAAAGAAAGAAAAATTTTCACTAATAATATTAGATATCACCCTTCCTGACATGAATGGTGTAGATGTTCTGGAAAAAATAAGAGAAGTAAATAGTAAAGTTCCTGTTATTGTCCTTTCAGGAACAGCAGATGCTGCTACAGTCAGAAAAATACTTAAAAATGGAGCAAATGATTACATAAAAAAACCATTTATATTTGAAGAATTTTTGCTTAAAGTTGACTTACTAATAGACCATTATAGACAGAGCCTGAAATTAGAAGAACTCAATCAAGAATTAGAAAAAAAAGTAAAACAACAAGTTGAAGAACTTTTAGAAAAAGATAGAATTTTATCTGTACAATCAAGGCTTGCTGAAATGGGCAGCATAATAAACATGATATCCCACCAGTGGAAACAACCTCTTAACGTTATATCAGTTACAGTAGGTAGAATATTTATCAATTACAAGAAAGGAAAAGATATTGACAATATAATCAATGATTGCTACAAAACAGTAAACCTTCAGATTGAAAATCTTGTTGAGACATTACACACATTTATGGATTTTTTTAAACCAGACAAAAACATTGAAAAATTTGACCTGTACGAAGCTATCAGGAATTCAGTTAAACTGGTAGAAACGGTCTTAAAAAAAGAAAACATAAACTTAAAGGTAAATATTGAGGAAAATATTCTGATAAAAGGATTTAAAAACGAATTTTCTCAAGCTCTACTAAATATAATAAACAACGCAAAAGACGCATTTTCTGATAAAGACTTAAAAGAGAAGATTATAAAAATCTGTACCACCAAAAAAGGAAATTTTATCTATCTACATATAGAAGACAACGCAGGAGGCATCCCTGAAAAGATAATAGATAAGATTTTTGAACCTTACTTCTCTACAAAATCAAACTCAGGAACGGGACTTGGTTTATACATCGCAAAACTAATTATAAAGAAGCACATGAACGGTAAACTAACTGTAGAAAACACATCAGAAGGGGCAAAATTCACCATAAAGTTAAAAACATACAATTAA
- the rph gene encoding ribonuclease PH, translated as MRPDGRSPTQLRPVKIIRDFNIYAEGSVLIEMGNTKVIITASVEEKVPPFLRGSGQGWITAEYAMLPRSTESRNIREVVRGAPSGRTQEIQRLIGRSLRGVVDLRKLGERTLWVDCDVIQADGGTRVASITGAFIAVADAMIKITESGIVKQNPLKDYVAAVSTGIVGNEVVLDLNFKEDSSAKVDMNLVMTGSGNFVEVQATGEEYSFTQEEFNKMLEYGKLGINKLIYVQKQFIEGMPSIGHWKRKEIKEFVYTDTGGN; from the coding sequence TTGCGTCCAGACGGTAGAAGTCCAACACAACTCAGACCAGTAAAGATTATCAGAGACTTCAACATATATGCAGAAGGCTCTGTTTTGATAGAGATGGGGAACACAAAAGTGATTATAACTGCATCTGTTGAAGAAAAAGTTCCTCCCTTTTTAAGGGGAAGTGGTCAGGGATGGATTACTGCAGAATATGCGATGCTTCCCCGTTCAACAGAAAGCAGAAATATCAGAGAGGTTGTAAGAGGTGCTCCATCAGGAAGAACTCAGGAAATACAGAGACTGATAGGAAGGTCTCTCAGAGGTGTTGTTGACCTTAGAAAGTTAGGAGAGCGAACACTGTGGGTTGACTGTGACGTTATACAGGCAGATGGTGGAACAAGGGTTGCTTCTATCACAGGGGCTTTCATAGCTGTAGCTGATGCAATGATAAAAATTACAGAGTCAGGTATTGTTAAACAAAACCCTCTAAAAGATTACGTTGCAGCCGTTTCTACAGGCATTGTTGGAAACGAGGTGGTGTTAGACCTTAACTTCAAAGAGGATTCTTCTGCAAAGGTAGATATGAATTTGGTAATGACCGGAAGCGGTAATTTTGTTGAAGTTCAGGCTACTGGAGAAGAATATTCCTTTACGCAGGAAGAGTTTAATAAAATGCTTGAGTATGGAAAGTTAGGTATAAATAAACTGATATATGTACAGAAACAGTTTATAGAAGGAATGCCCTCAATAGGGCACTGGAAAAGAAAAGAGATAAAAGAGTTCGTTTACACAGATACAGGAGGAAATTAA